A genomic window from Halomonas sp. LR3S48 includes:
- the paaE gene encoding 1,2-phenylacetyl-CoA epoxidase subunit PaaE, with product MNKFYPLTIREVRPETRDAVSLCFDLSEELQDTFSYRQGQHLVLRTYLDGEEVRRSYSICTGVGDRELRIAVKKVPGGRFSTLANEQLRPGQTLEVMPPQGQFHVELDPEREGDYLAVAAGSGITPILSIVKTTLETEPKSKVTLFYGNRSTASTMFRESLEDLKNRFMSRFNLVFVFSREEQDIDLYNGRIDSNKCDALFDRWLNAGALTAAFICGPQSMTETVRDSLQRHGLDKAKIHYELFTPVGGGKPPRKDRAEITVDPQAVSRVTVRADGRALTFDLTRNTQSILDAGNEMGADLPFSCKAGVCSTCKAKVVEGQVEMDANYALEDYEVEAGYVLSCQCYPISDRVMLDYDEV from the coding sequence ATGAACAAGTTCTACCCTCTCACCATTCGTGAAGTCCGGCCTGAAACCCGGGACGCCGTTTCCCTGTGCTTCGACCTGTCGGAAGAGCTGCAGGACACTTTCAGCTACCGCCAGGGCCAGCACCTGGTCTTGCGTACTTACCTCGATGGCGAGGAAGTACGTCGCTCCTACTCCATCTGTACCGGTGTCGGCGACCGGGAGCTGCGCATCGCCGTCAAGAAGGTTCCCGGCGGCCGCTTCTCGACCCTGGCCAACGAACAGCTCAGGCCCGGCCAGACACTGGAAGTGATGCCGCCCCAGGGTCAGTTCCACGTGGAGCTGGATCCGGAGCGGGAAGGCGACTACCTGGCGGTAGCGGCGGGCAGTGGCATCACGCCGATTCTGTCCATCGTCAAGACCACCCTGGAGACCGAGCCGAAAAGCAAGGTCACCCTGTTCTACGGCAACCGCTCCACCGCCAGCACCATGTTCCGGGAGAGCCTGGAAGACCTGAAGAACCGCTTCATGAGTCGCTTCAACCTGGTCTTCGTGTTCAGCCGTGAAGAGCAGGACATCGACCTGTACAACGGCCGCATCGATTCCAACAAGTGCGACGCCCTGTTTGATCGCTGGCTGAACGCGGGAGCACTCACCGCCGCGTTCATCTGCGGCCCCCAGAGCATGACCGAAACCGTCCGTGATTCGCTTCAGCGCCATGGCCTCGACAAGGCCAAGATCCACTACGAACTGTTCACGCCGGTTGGCGGCGGCAAACCTCCCCGCAAGGACCGGGCGGAAATCACAGTAGATCCGCAGGCGGTAAGCAGAGTGACCGTTCGTGCCGATGGCCGGGCCCTCACCTTCGACCTGACGCGTAACACCCAGAGCATCCTCGATGCCGGCAACGAGATGGGCGCCGACCTGCCCTTCTCCTGCAAGGCAGGGGTCTGCTCCACGTGCAAGGCCAAGGTGGTCGAAGGGCAAGTAGAGATGGATGCCAATTACGCCCTGGAAGACTACGAGGTCGAGGCGGGTTACGTGCTGTCCTGTCAGTGCTACCCGATCAGCGACAGGGTGATGCTGGATTACGACGAAGTCTGA
- the paaD gene encoding 1,2-phenylacetyl-CoA epoxidase subunit PaaD: protein MQRPGRPEPRSLLDDQPVIASDRIPARDGSQPVTEAELWALLDEVKDPEVPAVSVVELGMVRRIAEEGGEWVVDVTPTYSGCPATEMIEASIEAALRLAGLRNGRVHRVLSPSWTTDWITEAGRRKLQAFGIAPPVGSASKLTLKGVVETISCPHCASDHTERVSEFGSTACKALYRCLDCREPFDYFKCL, encoded by the coding sequence ATGCAAAGACCTGGTAGACCCGAACCCCGGTCGCTGCTGGACGACCAGCCGGTCATCGCCAGCGATCGCATTCCTGCCCGTGACGGCAGCCAACCGGTTACCGAGGCAGAGCTCTGGGCTCTTCTGGACGAAGTGAAGGATCCCGAGGTACCTGCGGTCAGCGTGGTGGAACTGGGCATGGTCCGGCGCATTGCCGAAGAGGGCGGCGAGTGGGTGGTGGATGTGACTCCCACCTATTCCGGATGCCCGGCAACCGAGATGATCGAAGCGTCCATCGAAGCGGCCCTGCGCCTGGCGGGCCTGCGCAATGGCCGAGTCCACCGAGTGCTGTCCCCGTCCTGGACCACCGACTGGATCACCGAGGCCGGGCGCCGGAAATTGCAGGCCTTCGGCATTGCGCCCCCGGTGGGCAGCGCCAGCAAGCTGACCCTCAAGGGCGTAGTGGAGACCATCTCATGCCCGCATTGCGCCAGTGATCACACCGAGAGAGTCAGCGAGTTCGGTTCCACCGCCTGCAAGGCACTGTACCGCTGCCTCGATTGCCGTGAGCCCTTCGACTACTTCAAATGTCTCTAG
- the paaC gene encoding 1,2-phenylacetyl-CoA epoxidase subunit PaaC, which translates to MSKAMTRQEALQEILLRLADSDMILGQRLCELCGRAPALEEEMALMNVALDLVGQARNWYEYAAELIDDGRSADDLAFRRDARDYRNALLVEQPNGDYAVTMGRQFFFDAWHYFTITALTEAPDERIAGIAAKAAKEVRYHLRRSSEWVKRFGDGTEESHWRMQTAVDDLWRFTGEMIEADEVEQALFENGIGPDPQQLAADWKGLVNEVLTEATLTPPPEDAWMYRGAKAGHHTEHLGYILAEMQFLQRAYPDAKTW; encoded by the coding sequence ATGAGCAAGGCAATGACACGGCAAGAGGCACTGCAGGAGATTCTGCTACGCCTGGCGGATTCCGACATGATCCTGGGCCAGCGCCTGTGCGAGCTGTGCGGCAGGGCACCGGCGCTGGAAGAGGAAATGGCGCTGATGAACGTGGCCCTGGATCTCGTTGGCCAGGCTCGCAATTGGTACGAGTACGCCGCCGAGCTGATCGACGACGGCCGCAGCGCCGACGACCTGGCATTCCGGCGTGACGCCCGCGACTACCGTAACGCGCTGTTGGTAGAACAGCCCAACGGCGATTATGCCGTCACCATGGGCCGGCAGTTCTTCTTCGACGCCTGGCACTACTTCACCATCACCGCCCTGACCGAGGCACCGGATGAGCGCATCGCCGGTATTGCCGCCAAGGCCGCCAAGGAGGTCCGGTACCACCTGCGCCGCTCCTCGGAATGGGTCAAGCGGTTTGGCGATGGCACCGAGGAGAGCCATTGGCGCATGCAGACCGCGGTGGATGACCTGTGGCGCTTCACCGGAGAGATGATCGAAGCCGACGAAGTCGAGCAGGCCCTGTTCGAGAACGGTATCGGCCCCGACCCGCAGCAGTTGGCAGCGGACTGGAAAGGCCTGGTGAACGAGGTTCTGACCGAAGCCACCCTGACTCCGCCGCCTGAAGACGCCTGGATGTACCGGGGCGCCAAGGCCGGCCACCACACTGAACACCTGGGCTATATCCTGGCCGAGATGCAGTTTCTGCAGAGGGCTTATCCGGATGCAAAGACCTGGTAG
- the paaB gene encoding 1,2-phenylacetyl-CoA epoxidase subunit PaaB, producing MADWPLYEVFVRSKHGLNHKHVGSVHATDADMAMENARDLYTRRSEGVSIWVVPSSAITASSPDEKEVLFDPADDKIYRHASFYELPDEVGHM from the coding sequence ATGGCTGACTGGCCCCTTTACGAAGTCTTTGTTCGCAGCAAGCATGGCCTCAACCACAAGCACGTCGGCAGCGTTCACGCCACCGATGCCGACATGGCCATGGAAAATGCCCGCGACCTCTACACTCGCCGCAGCGAAGGCGTCTCCATCTGGGTCGTTCCGTCGTCTGCCATCACCGCCTCCTCGCCGGACGAGAAGGAAGTCCTGTTCGACCCGGCCGACGACAAGATCTACCGCCACGCCTCCTTCTACGAGCTGCCCGACGAAGTCGGGCACATGTAA
- the paaA gene encoding 1,2-phenylacetyl-CoA epoxidase subunit PaaA yields the protein MYAQLVETGTKKLKTLEEMSPEERAFQTRIDDEIKIEPKNWMPEAYRKTLIRQISQHAHSEVVGMLPEGNWVTRAPTLKRKLQLMAKIQDEAGHGLYLYSAMETLGADRDEEIDRLHQGKAKYSSIFNYPTLNWADMGTVGWLVDGAAIVNQVVLQRTSYGPYSRAMIRICKEESFHQRQGYQILLDLMREGTEEQRQMVQDSINRFWWPALMMFGPSDEQSPNSQQSMAWKIKRKSNDELRQMFIDQTVPQLEFLGCTAPDPELEWNEERGHYDFGEIDWQEFFDVLKGNGPCNKERIETRRNAIEGGRWVREAAKAYAEKQQHKNQKVA from the coding sequence ATGTACGCGCAGCTAGTCGAGACCGGTACCAAGAAGCTCAAGACCCTCGAGGAGATGAGCCCCGAGGAGCGCGCCTTTCAGACTCGCATCGACGACGAGATCAAGATCGAGCCCAAGAACTGGATGCCGGAGGCGTACCGCAAGACGCTGATTCGACAGATCTCCCAGCACGCGCATTCCGAAGTGGTCGGCATGCTGCCGGAGGGCAACTGGGTCACTCGCGCACCGACCCTCAAGCGCAAGCTGCAGCTGATGGCCAAGATCCAGGACGAGGCCGGCCATGGCCTCTACCTCTACAGCGCCATGGAGACCCTGGGCGCCGACCGCGACGAAGAGATCGACAGGCTTCACCAGGGCAAGGCCAAGTACTCCTCCATCTTCAACTACCCGACACTGAACTGGGCGGACATGGGCACGGTTGGCTGGCTGGTGGATGGCGCGGCCATCGTCAACCAGGTGGTCCTGCAGCGCACCTCCTACGGGCCCTATTCACGGGCCATGATCCGGATCTGCAAGGAGGAGAGTTTCCACCAGCGCCAGGGTTACCAGATCCTGCTGGATCTGATGCGCGAGGGCACCGAGGAGCAGAGGCAAATGGTGCAGGACTCCATCAATCGCTTCTGGTGGCCGGCGCTGATGATGTTCGGCCCCTCCGACGAACAGTCACCAAACTCCCAGCAGTCCATGGCCTGGAAGATCAAGCGCAAGAGCAACGACGAACTGCGCCAGATGTTCATCGACCAGACCGTGCCCCAGCTGGAGTTCCTGGGCTGTACCGCGCCGGACCCGGAGCTCGAGTGGAACGAGGAGCGGGGCCATTACGACTTCGGCGAAATCGACTGGCAGGAGTTCTTCGACGTCCTCAAGGGCAACGGTCCCTGCAACAAGGAACGCATCGAAACCCGCAGGAACGCCATCGAAGGCGGCCGCTGGGTACGCGAGGCCGCCAAGGCCTATGCCGAGAAACAGCAGCACAAGAATCAGAAAGTTGCCTGA
- the paaK gene encoding phenylacetate--CoA ligase PaaK translates to MTQTVERLNNSALDQMELASIDELRATQLKRLRWSLRHAYDNVPFYRRSFDSAGLHPEDVKSLEDLGKLPFTTKADLRDHYPFGMFATPMSDIVRVHASSGTTGQPTVVGYTQRDIDTWADVVARSIRAAGGTRKDKVHVAYGYGLFTGGLGAHYGAERLGCTVIPMSGGQTEKQVQLIRDFQPDIIMVTPSYMLNIADEMERQGIDPHQLPLRAGIFGAEPWTNDMRTALEKRLGIDALDIYGLSEVMGPGVGMECLETKDGPTIWEDHFYPEIIDPVTGELLPDGEYGELVFTTLTKEALPVIRYRTRDLTRLLPGTARPMRRIDKITGRSDDMLIIRGVNVFPTQIEEQILKIERLSPHYEIEVSRQGNLDMVCVRVEACSNDVARDPIDCEQLAGQLQHAIKTYVGISTQVDVCGVEEVMRSVGKAKRVKDLR, encoded by the coding sequence ATGACACAGACCGTCGAACGCCTCAACAACTCGGCTCTCGATCAGATGGAACTCGCCAGCATCGATGAGCTGCGCGCCACCCAGCTCAAGCGGCTCAGGTGGAGCCTTCGGCATGCCTACGACAACGTGCCCTTTTATCGTCGCTCCTTCGACAGTGCCGGCCTGCACCCCGAAGACGTCAAGAGCCTCGAGGACCTCGGCAAGCTCCCCTTCACCACCAAGGCCGACCTGCGCGACCACTACCCCTTCGGCATGTTCGCCACGCCGATGAGCGACATCGTGCGCGTGCATGCGTCCAGCGGCACCACCGGTCAGCCCACCGTGGTGGGCTATACCCAGCGGGATATCGACACCTGGGCCGACGTGGTGGCACGCTCCATCCGAGCCGCCGGCGGCACCCGCAAGGACAAGGTACACGTGGCCTACGGCTACGGCCTGTTCACCGGCGGCCTGGGCGCGCATTACGGCGCCGAGCGCCTGGGCTGCACCGTGATTCCGATGTCCGGGGGCCAGACCGAGAAACAGGTCCAACTGATCCGTGACTTCCAGCCGGACATCATCATGGTCACCCCCTCCTACATGCTCAACATCGCCGATGAGATGGAGCGCCAAGGCATCGACCCCCACCAGCTGCCGTTGCGCGCCGGCATCTTCGGTGCCGAGCCCTGGACCAACGACATGCGAACCGCGCTGGAGAAGCGCCTGGGCATCGATGCGTTGGACATCTACGGCCTCTCCGAGGTGATGGGGCCCGGCGTCGGCATGGAGTGCCTGGAAACCAAGGATGGCCCGACCATCTGGGAGGATCACTTCTATCCCGAGATCATCGACCCGGTAACGGGCGAGTTGCTACCGGACGGCGAGTACGGCGAGCTGGTGTTCACCACCCTGACCAAGGAAGCGCTGCCGGTGATCCGCTACCGCACCCGCGACCTGACCCGCCTGCTGCCCGGCACCGCACGCCCCATGCGCCGTATCGACAAGATCACCGGCCGCAGCGACGACATGCTGATCATCCGGGGCGTCAACGTCTTCCCGACCCAGATCGAGGAGCAGATCCTCAAGATCGAGCGGCTCTCGCCCCATTACGAAATCGAAGTGAGCCGTCAAGGCAACCTGGACATGGTGTGCGTGCGCGTCGAGGCATGCAGCAACGATGTCGCCCGCGACCCCATCGATTGCGAGCAGTTGGCCGGCCAACTGCAACACGCCATCAAGACCTATGTGGGAATCAGCACCCAGGTCGACGTTTGCGGTGTCGAAGAAGTCATGCGTTCCGTGGGCAAGGCCAAGCGCGTCAAGGATCTGCGCTGA
- the paaI gene encoding hydroxyphenylacetyl-CoA thioesterase PaaI gives MSDTELNPQQLAEACAETMFSRDNASQGLGMRIESVAPGRAVLTMTVREDMVQGHGNCHGGFIFALADSAFAFACNTYDEATVAAGCSIDYLGPGQLGDVLTATAEERSRRGRTGIYDITVRNQHGHEVALFRGRSYKIRGSVRRLEETAAESQA, from the coding sequence ATGTCAGATACAGAGCTGAACCCGCAGCAGTTGGCCGAGGCCTGCGCCGAAACCATGTTTTCCCGCGACAACGCCAGTCAGGGGCTGGGCATGCGCATCGAGAGCGTGGCCCCGGGGCGAGCCGTACTCACCATGACGGTGCGCGAGGATATGGTGCAGGGGCACGGCAACTGCCACGGCGGCTTCATCTTTGCCCTGGCCGACTCCGCCTTCGCCTTCGCCTGCAATACCTACGACGAGGCCACCGTGGCCGCCGGCTGCAGCATCGATTACCTGGGGCCGGGCCAGCTTGGCGACGTGCTCACCGCCACCGCCGAGGAGCGCAGCCGTCGCGGCCGTACCGGCATCTACGACATCACCGTGCGCAACCAGCACGGTCACGAAGTCGCCCTGTTCCGCGGCCGCTCCTACAAGATCCGCGGCAGCGTACGTCGCCTGGAAGAGACTGCAGCAGAGAGCCAAGCATGA
- the paaG gene encoding 2-(1,2-epoxy-1,2-dihydrophenyl)acetyl-CoA isomerase PaaG: MSETPLLHTVEDGVARLTLNRPDSLNSFNAELHAAMREALEAVRQDNSVRALLLTGSGRGFCAGQDLSDRAVAPGAEAPDLGESLEKRYNPMLRALRDLPFPTVCAVNGVAAGAGANIALACDLVLAARSASFIQAFCKIGLIPDSGGTWTLPRLVGMARAKGLAMLGDKLSAEQAEQWGMIWKVVDDEALQDEALTLARHLATQPTRGLALIKRALHASADNDFDAQLDLERDLQRLAGRTDDYREGVSAFMEKRKPSFKGK; encoded by the coding sequence ATGAGTGAAACGCCCCTGCTCCATACCGTGGAAGACGGTGTCGCCCGCCTCACATTGAACCGGCCTGACAGCCTCAACAGCTTCAACGCCGAACTGCATGCCGCCATGCGTGAGGCACTCGAGGCGGTTCGCCAGGACAACAGCGTGCGCGCTCTGCTGCTGACCGGCAGCGGCCGCGGCTTCTGTGCGGGGCAGGACCTTTCCGACCGTGCCGTGGCCCCCGGCGCTGAAGCACCGGACCTGGGCGAGTCCCTGGAGAAGCGCTACAACCCGATGCTACGCGCTCTGCGCGACCTGCCCTTCCCCACCGTGTGCGCGGTAAACGGCGTGGCCGCCGGCGCCGGCGCCAATATCGCCCTGGCCTGCGACCTCGTACTGGCGGCACGCTCGGCCAGCTTCATACAGGCCTTCTGCAAGATCGGCCTGATTCCGGATTCCGGCGGCACCTGGACCCTGCCGCGCCTGGTGGGCATGGCCCGCGCCAAGGGGCTGGCCATGCTGGGCGACAAGCTCAGCGCCGAGCAGGCCGAGCAGTGGGGCATGATCTGGAAAGTGGTGGATGACGAGGCACTGCAGGACGAGGCGCTTACCCTGGCGCGGCATCTGGCCACCCAGCCGACCCGCGGCCTGGCACTGATCAAGCGTGCCCTGCATGCCAGCGCAGACAACGACTTCGACGCCCAACTGGACCTGGAGCGTGATCTTCAGCGTCTCGCCGGTCGCACCGACGATTATCGCGAGGGCGTCAGCGCCTTCATGGAAAAGCGCAAACCCAGTTTCAAGGGGAAGTGA
- the paaY gene encoding phenylacetic acid degradation protein PaaY, with the protein MPCYRLEGVTPVVHPTAYVHPTAVLIGDVIVGPGCYVGPGAVMRGDFGQLVLEEGANLQDTCVMHGFPGCVTKVEKDGHIGHGAVLHGCVVGQDAMVGMNAVVMDNAVIGARSIVAAAAFVKTGFECPPQSLVVGAPATVKRELSDQEVAWKQQGTREYQRLTERCRDSLEPCEPLAELDSDRPRLNAGDTQPKQQTLGKER; encoded by the coding sequence ATGCCCTGTTATCGACTCGAAGGAGTGACTCCGGTGGTTCACCCCACCGCTTATGTGCACCCCACCGCAGTGTTGATCGGCGACGTCATCGTCGGCCCCGGCTGCTACGTGGGGCCCGGCGCAGTGATGCGCGGCGACTTTGGTCAGCTGGTTCTGGAAGAGGGTGCCAACCTGCAGGATACCTGCGTGATGCACGGCTTTCCCGGTTGTGTCACCAAGGTGGAGAAGGATGGCCATATCGGCCATGGCGCCGTGCTGCACGGCTGCGTGGTGGGGCAGGACGCCATGGTGGGTATGAACGCCGTGGTGATGGACAACGCCGTGATCGGTGCGCGCTCGATCGTCGCCGCCGCGGCCTTCGTCAAGACCGGCTTCGAATGCCCGCCCCAATCGCTGGTGGTGGGTGCGCCAGCCACGGTCAAGCGTGAGCTGAGCGACCAGGAGGTAGCCTGGAAACAGCAGGGCACCCGCGAGTACCAGCGCTTGACCGAGCGCTGCCGGGACAGCCTGGAGCCCTGTGAACCGCTAGCCGAGCTGGATAGCGATCGGCCGCGGCTCAATGCCGGCGATACCCAGCCCAAGCAGCAGACCCTCGGCAAGGAGCGGTAA
- the paaX gene encoding phenylacetic acid degradation operon negative regulatory protein PaaX yields the protein MSSATECVASLIDNFQSRRPLRSGSLIITLYGDAIVPRGGTVWLGSISQLLEPIGVNERLVRTSVYRLTQETWLQGEKVGRRSYYSLSGPGRRRFEQAFKRVYYGNGEAWDGGWTLVFLGQLDAAERTRAKEELEWLGFGAFANGVLAHPRRHRGEVLGLLQELGIAEDAIILHSETSEPLAPKALRLQVRESWNLDQLAESYNRFLAQFRPLWKSLSEAQPIVDQDAFIARTLLIHEYRKVQLRDPQLPEELLPTAWEGRNARQLCRNIYREIYQGAERWLDRHLETAEGPLPAPGPSFYQRFGGLE from the coding sequence ATGTCGTCTGCTACCGAGTGCGTTGCTTCTCTGATCGACAACTTTCAGAGCCGTCGGCCGCTGCGCTCAGGCTCGCTGATCATCACGCTCTACGGCGATGCCATCGTACCCCGCGGAGGCACCGTGTGGCTGGGCAGCATTTCCCAGTTGCTGGAGCCCATCGGCGTCAACGAGCGCCTAGTGCGAACGTCGGTCTATCGCCTGACCCAGGAAACCTGGCTACAGGGGGAAAAGGTCGGACGACGCAGCTACTACAGCCTCAGCGGGCCGGGGCGCAGACGCTTCGAACAGGCCTTCAAGCGTGTCTACTACGGTAACGGCGAGGCCTGGGACGGGGGCTGGACCTTGGTCTTCCTGGGTCAGCTGGACGCAGCCGAGCGCACCCGTGCCAAGGAGGAGCTTGAATGGCTGGGCTTCGGTGCCTTCGCCAATGGTGTACTGGCTCATCCGCGCCGGCATCGCGGTGAGGTTCTGGGCCTCCTTCAGGAACTCGGCATAGCGGAAGATGCCATCATCCTGCATAGCGAGACCAGCGAGCCCCTGGCCCCCAAGGCGCTGCGCCTGCAGGTACGTGAAAGCTGGAACCTGGATCAGCTGGCGGAGAGCTACAATCGTTTTCTCGCCCAGTTCCGGCCGCTGTGGAAGAGCCTGAGTGAGGCACAGCCGATAGTCGATCAGGACGCATTCATCGCCCGCACCCTACTGATCCACGAATATCGCAAGGTGCAACTGCGCGACCCTCAGCTACCCGAAGAGCTGCTGCCCACCGCCTGGGAAGGGCGCAACGCTCGCCAGCTCTGCCGCAACATCTATCGTGAGATCTATCAGGGCGCCGAGCGCTGGCTGGATCGCCACCTGGAAACCGCCGAAGGCCCACTGCCGGCCCCCGGCCCCAGTTTCTACCAGCGCTTCGGCGGCCTGGAGTAG
- a CDS encoding helix-turn-helix transcriptional regulator, producing the protein MAAVSDEQSADWPSLMPAMAECVACLGEAGFDEALLALLRRAVRIEQCMVFAFDGRDEVDCLLADNQRTPRVAGRLAELYTGGLFRQDPNYQRLRQLMGGDNEDAAAEVTPMQAEAMPEAYRSHLFAFPDLVDKVSLTLPGEQSVYYLNLYRGSAAGPFTHDDLARLDALAPLLASLIRRHYGQARPDSPQRPSAEEAAILAPLSERERQLCLYLLRGHTLKTAAIELDIALSTAETYRKRAYAKLGVPSKARLVALCRRR; encoded by the coding sequence ATGGCAGCAGTCAGCGATGAGCAGAGCGCCGATTGGCCGAGCCTGATGCCGGCCATGGCGGAGTGCGTGGCTTGCCTGGGCGAGGCGGGCTTCGACGAGGCCCTGCTGGCCCTGCTGCGACGGGCGGTGCGCATCGAGCAGTGCATGGTGTTCGCCTTCGATGGCCGCGACGAGGTCGACTGCCTGCTGGCCGACAACCAGCGGACGCCGCGGGTGGCCGGTCGCCTGGCTGAGCTCTACACCGGCGGCCTGTTCCGCCAGGACCCCAACTATCAGCGCCTGCGCCAGCTGATGGGTGGGGACAACGAAGATGCAGCCGCCGAAGTCACCCCGATGCAGGCCGAGGCGATGCCGGAGGCCTACCGCAGCCACCTGTTCGCCTTTCCCGACCTGGTCGACAAAGTCTCGCTCACCCTACCCGGCGAGCAGAGCGTCTACTACCTCAACCTCTACCGCGGCAGCGCGGCCGGTCCATTCACCCACGACGACCTGGCCCGGCTCGATGCCCTGGCCCCGCTGCTGGCGAGCCTGATCCGCCGCCACTACGGCCAGGCCCGCCCCGACTCACCACAGCGACCCAGCGCCGAGGAAGCCGCCATTCTCGCCCCGCTCTCCGAACGCGAACGTCAGCTGTGCCTGTATCTCCTGCGTGGCCATACCCTCAAGACCGCCGCCATCGAACTCGATATCGCCCTCTCCACTGCCGAAACCTACCGCAAGCGCGCCTATGCCAAGCTCGGCGTGCCCTCCAAGGCGCGGCTGGTGGCACTGTGCCGGCGGCGGTGA
- a CDS encoding FAD-dependent monooxygenase, translating into MRPAGRAETDSLYFDYPHFPFVRPAELDGQAARHRVAIVGAGPVGVTAALELARHGIASVVLDDKATVNDGSRAICISRHSLEILQQLGVEAPFVAKGLGWTRGRTYFRDREILRFEMPHSAQERFLPMINLQQQYIERFLIDKVAESDLVELRWQSAVTGVSQDADGVILEVTTPEGDYRLECDYLLAADGARSVVRKAFGLALHGEAYEGRYVIADIRLRSDFPTERRAFFHSHALPDTTLLVHKQPDDIWRIDYQLGPDEDPEQAVEEASIRKKVGLIVHKVLGEGDDWELEWWSLYKAHTLALDDYRHGRVLFIGDSAHLVPIFGVRGLNNGFADAANAGWKLAWVLKGLAPERLLDSYSPERRGATLDVFANAGKSTRFMTPPSRGYRLMRDAALVLALHNDYASGFANPRQVTPYTYAESPLTLTEADDFDTGPMPGAPLFNHRLGEGNYLLDHLGSGFTLLHFNQAGRVDAELAEQLEALQARGQQIGLLRVAREPGAEGALVDTDGSLFGAYGAEPGSAYLVRPDRHVVARWKRLDPVDLEFALVTALGGE; encoded by the coding sequence ATGCGACCCGCCGGACGCGCCGAGACCGACTCGCTCTACTTCGATTATCCCCACTTTCCATTCGTGCGTCCCGCCGAGCTCGACGGGCAAGCGGCGCGTCACCGCGTTGCCATCGTCGGCGCCGGCCCGGTGGGCGTTACCGCTGCCCTGGAACTGGCGCGCCATGGCATCGCCTCGGTGGTACTCGACGACAAGGCCACCGTCAACGACGGTTCGCGGGCGATCTGCATCTCCCGCCACAGCCTGGAGATCCTGCAGCAGCTCGGCGTCGAGGCTCCCTTCGTGGCGAAGGGGCTGGGCTGGACCCGGGGGCGCACCTACTTTCGCGACCGCGAGATCTTGCGCTTCGAGATGCCCCATTCCGCGCAGGAACGCTTCCTGCCGATGATCAACCTGCAACAGCAGTACATTGAACGGTTCCTGATCGACAAGGTTGCCGAGAGCGATCTCGTCGAGCTGCGCTGGCAGAGCGCGGTGACCGGCGTGAGCCAGGATGCGGATGGCGTGATCCTCGAGGTGACAACCCCCGAGGGCGACTATCGCCTCGAATGCGACTACCTGCTGGCTGCCGACGGCGCGCGCAGCGTGGTACGCAAGGCGTTCGGCCTCGCACTGCACGGCGAGGCCTACGAGGGGCGCTACGTGATCGCCGATATCCGCCTGCGCTCCGACTTTCCCACCGAGCGGCGCGCCTTCTTCCACTCTCACGCCCTGCCCGATACCACCCTCCTGGTGCACAAGCAGCCCGACGACATCTGGCGCATCGATTATCAGCTCGGCCCTGACGAGGACCCGGAGCAGGCGGTGGAGGAGGCAAGCATTCGCAAAAAAGTTGGCCTGATCGTGCACAAGGTGCTGGGCGAAGGCGACGACTGGGAGCTGGAGTGGTGGAGCCTCTACAAGGCCCACACGCTAGCCCTCGATGATTATCGGCATGGAAGGGTACTGTTTATTGGTGACAGCGCCCACCTGGTGCCGATCTTCGGCGTGCGGGGGCTCAACAACGGCTTCGCCGACGCCGCCAACGCCGGCTGGAAGCTTGCCTGGGTGCTCAAGGGGCTGGCGCCGGAGCGGCTGCTCGACAGCTACAGCCCCGAGCGGCGCGGCGCCACCCTGGACGTCTTCGCCAACGCCGGCAAGAGCACCCGCTTCATGACCCCGCCGAGCCGCGGCTACCGGTTGATGCGCGATGCCGCCCTGGTTTTGGCCCTGCATAACGACTACGCCAGCGGCTTCGCCAATCCACGCCAGGTCACGCCATACACCTACGCCGAGAGCCCGCTGACGCTGACTGAGGCGGATGACTTCGACACCGGGCCGATGCCCGGCGCGCCGCTGTTCAATCATCGCCTGGGCGAGGGCAACTACCTGCTCGACCACTTGGGTAGCGGCTTCACCCTGCTGCACTTCAACCAAGCTGGTCGGGTCGACGCCGAGCTGGCCGAGCAGCTTGAGGCGCTGCAGGCCCGCGGCCAGCAAATCGGGCTGCTGCGCGTGGCCCGCGAGCCTGGGGCCGAGGGAGCTTTGGTCGACACGGATGGCAGCCTGTTCGGCGCCTATGGCGCCGAGCCGGGCAGTGCCTACCTGGTGCGCCCCGACCGTCACGTGGTGGCACGCTGGAAGCGCCTTGACCCTGTCGACCTGGAATTTGCCCTCGTTACTGCCTTGGGAGGAGAATGA